The following proteins are co-located in the Pseudomonas antarctica genome:
- the macA gene encoding macrolide transporter subunit MacA has translation MKFRKTGVFLAVAIAAGLVVYTVQAPADAPQYLTATAERGDIENAVLATGVLEGVKQVDVGSQVSGQLKSLKVKVGDKVKKGQWLAEIDPLILQNTLRKAQVDEENLQAQRRATAAQLKQAKSVYERYKGLQVDESVSRQDFEDAESTFQVQQANLLSLDAQIKSAHIQIDTAKVNLDYTRIVAPIDGDVVGIVTQEGQTVIASQLAPVLLKLADLDTMTVKAQVSEADVIHISPGQQVYFTILGEADKRYYAKLRGTEPAPQNFLETQTAGTPKQNTAVFYNALFDVPNPEHRLRIAMTAQVRIVLDTAQSALMVPVAALGARNADGSYPLRVLDAKGKAVSRNVKTGINNNVKVQILEGLAEGDKVVIGDATPAVAGS, from the coding sequence GTGAAATTTCGTAAAACAGGCGTGTTCCTGGCAGTCGCCATCGCGGCCGGTCTGGTCGTCTACACGGTGCAAGCACCCGCCGATGCCCCGCAATACCTGACCGCTACGGCCGAACGGGGTGACATCGAAAACGCTGTATTGGCCACGGGGGTGCTGGAAGGCGTCAAGCAAGTGGATGTCGGCTCCCAGGTTTCCGGCCAATTGAAATCCCTCAAAGTCAAAGTCGGCGACAAGGTGAAAAAGGGCCAATGGCTTGCCGAAATCGACCCATTGATCCTGCAGAATACCCTGCGCAAAGCCCAGGTTGACGAGGAAAACCTGCAGGCCCAGCGCCGTGCCACGGCCGCTCAACTCAAACAGGCCAAGTCGGTTTACGAGCGCTATAAAGGCTTGCAGGTTGACGAGTCGGTCTCGCGCCAGGATTTCGAAGACGCCGAATCGACGTTCCAGGTGCAGCAGGCCAACCTGTTGTCCCTGGATGCGCAGATAAAAAGCGCGCATATCCAGATCGACACCGCCAAGGTCAACCTGGACTACACCCGTATCGTCGCGCCCATCGACGGCGATGTGGTGGGCATCGTCACCCAGGAAGGCCAGACCGTGATCGCCAGCCAACTGGCACCGGTGCTGCTCAAGCTGGCGGACCTGGACACCATGACCGTCAAGGCTCAAGTGTCCGAAGCGGATGTGATCCATATCAGCCCCGGCCAGCAGGTGTATTTCACTATCCTGGGTGAGGCCGACAAGCGCTATTACGCCAAGCTGCGCGGCACTGAGCCGGCGCCGCAGAACTTCCTCGAAACCCAGACGGCTGGCACACCCAAGCAAAACACCGCGGTGTTCTACAACGCGCTGTTCGACGTGCCCAACCCCGAACACCGCCTGCGCATCGCGATGACTGCGCAGGTACGCATCGTGCTCGACACCGCCCAGTCCGCATTGATGGTGCCGGTGGCGGCGCTCGGTGCGCGCAACGCCGATGGCAGTTACCCGCTGCGCGTGTTGGATGCCAAGGGCAAGGCGGTGTCGCGCAACGTGAAGACCGGGATCAATAACAACGTCAAAGTGCAGATTCTGGAGGGCCTGGCCGAGGGCGACAAAGTCGTGATCGGCGACGCAACGCCCGCTGTGGCGGGGAGCTGA
- a CDS encoding MacB family efflux pump subunit — MTQPLLELKGITRTFMAGEREFIALKGIDLTIHAGEMVAIIGASGSGKSTLMNILGGLDYATAGSYKINGIETRSLGDEQLAELRRDYFGFIFQRYHLLAHLSALHNVEMPAIYAGTPETQRHSRARELLTRLGLAGHTTHRPSQLSGGQQQRVSIARALMNGGEVILADEPTGALDTHSGKEVMRILAELHAAGHTVIIVTHDPKVAANAQRIVEVCDGEIVSDKANDSVGLELPSEAPIESKRSGARRLVASLGLFKEAFNMAWVALISHRMRTLLTMLGIVIGITSVVSISAIGEGAKRYVLKDIQAIGSNTIDIFSGTSFGDSRASAIETLMPSDVEALNQLYYVDSATPVVGRNLLLRFGNIDVDAQVNGVSDRYFTVKGLKLEAGIAFSESDARRQAQVVVIDHNTRHRLFGPNVDPLGQVILVGNLPCTVIGVTADNKNMFAASKALNVWVPYETAAGRLLGQRHLDSITVRIKDGQPSKVVEDNVNKLMLQRHGTKDFFTNNLDSIMQTVQKTSRSLALLLSLIAVISLLVGGIGVMNIMLVSVTERTREIGIRMAVGARQSDIRQQFLVEAVMVCLIGGMIGISLSFAIGYLFSLFVKEWEMVFSLGSIVTAFACSTMIGIVFGFVPARNAARLDPIEALARD; from the coding sequence ATGACCCAGCCACTGTTGGAACTCAAGGGCATCACCCGTACTTTCATGGCCGGCGAGCGTGAGTTCATTGCGCTCAAAGGTATCGACCTGACCATTCATGCCGGGGAAATGGTGGCGATCATCGGCGCCTCGGGTTCGGGTAAGTCGACCCTGATGAACATCCTCGGCGGTCTCGATTACGCCACCGCCGGCAGCTACAAGATCAATGGTATCGAAACCCGCTCGCTGGGCGATGAGCAGTTGGCGGAGCTGCGCCGCGACTACTTCGGTTTTATCTTCCAGCGCTACCATTTGCTCGCGCACCTGAGTGCGTTGCATAACGTCGAAATGCCGGCGATCTACGCCGGCACACCGGAGACCCAACGCCACAGCCGGGCGCGGGAATTGCTCACGCGCCTGGGCCTGGCCGGGCACACCACCCACCGGCCCAGCCAGCTTTCGGGCGGGCAGCAGCAACGGGTGAGTATCGCGCGGGCGTTGATGAACGGCGGCGAGGTGATTCTCGCCGACGAACCCACCGGCGCACTCGATACCCACAGCGGCAAGGAGGTTATGCGTATCCTTGCTGAACTGCACGCCGCCGGGCACACGGTGATTATCGTCACCCACGACCCGAAGGTGGCGGCGAATGCCCAGCGCATTGTCGAGGTGTGCGACGGTGAGATTGTCAGCGACAAGGCCAATGACAGTGTCGGCCTGGAGCTGCCCAGCGAGGCCCCGATCGAGTCCAAGCGCAGCGGCGCCCGGCGTTTGGTGGCGAGCCTGGGGTTGTTCAAGGAAGCGTTCAACATGGCCTGGGTGGCGCTGATTTCCCACCGCATGCGCACCTTGCTGACCATGCTCGGCATCGTCATCGGCATCACCTCGGTGGTGTCGATTTCGGCCATTGGCGAAGGCGCCAAGCGCTATGTGCTCAAGGACATCCAGGCCATCGGCAGCAACACCATTGACATCTTTTCCGGCACCAGTTTCGGTGACAGTCGCGCCTCGGCCATCGAGACACTGATGCCGTCGGATGTGGAGGCGTTGAACCAACTGTACTACGTCGACAGCGCCACGCCGGTGGTCGGCCGCAACCTGTTGTTGCGTTTCGGCAATATCGACGTGGATGCGCAGGTGAATGGGGTCAGCGACCGTTACTTCACCGTGAAGGGGCTGAAACTGGAAGCCGGGATTGCCTTCAGTGAAAGCGACGCGCGGCGCCAGGCCCAGGTGGTGGTGATCGACCACAACACCCGTCACCGTCTCTTCGGGCCAAACGTTGACCCGTTGGGCCAGGTGATTCTGGTAGGCAACCTGCCGTGCACGGTGATTGGCGTGACGGCTGACAACAAAAACATGTTCGCCGCCAGCAAGGCGCTGAACGTGTGGGTCCCGTATGAGACGGCGGCGGGGCGGTTGTTGGGGCAGCGCCATCTGGACAGCATCACCGTGCGCATCAAGGACGGCCAGCCGAGCAAGGTGGTGGAAGACAACGTCAATAAACTCATGCTGCAACGCCATGGCACCAAGGATTTTTTCACCAATAACCTCGACAGCATTATGCAGACCGTACAGAAAACCAGCCGCTCCCTGGCGCTGCTGTTGTCGCTGATCGCGGTCATTTCGTTGCTGGTAGGCGGTATCGGGGTGATGAACATCATGCTGGTGTCGGTCACCGAGCGCACCCGTGAAATCGGTATACGCATGGCCGTGGGCGCGCGGCAGTCGGACATCCGCCAACAGTTCCTGGTGGAGGCGGTCATGGTCTGCCTGATCGGCGGGATGATTGGTATCTCGCTGTCGTTTGCGATCGGCTATCTGTTTTCGTTGTTTGTGAAGGAGTGGGAAATGGTGTTTTCCCTGGGGTCTATCGTCACCGCATTTGCCTGTTCGACGATGATCGGGATTGTGTTTGGCTTTGTGCCCGCAAGGAACGCGGCGCGGTTGGACCCGATTGAGGCGCTTGCAAGGGACTGA
- a CDS encoding response regulator transcription factor — protein MNSHLFPHIGKVIASTGSRHFPRMLHDLILTQLAVDATHITQLRVSAEGHTRRRISPVYTDSVAALGAEQPAAQLHLTRRKDDVRYVLSVYRSHQSESFSAQERNMLQDFSTLLLPMVEKHITAIQPGRQSNDAAAPEKQGIETLRRRIEERLVQSGLRLSNRELEVCVGLLAGRTAPELAEQLTLKVNTIESYLKRAAIKLGISGRHSLLRWMYATEEGIATGL, from the coding sequence ATGAACTCACACCTGTTCCCCCATATAGGCAAGGTCATCGCCAGCACCGGCAGTCGCCATTTCCCGCGCATGCTGCATGACCTGATCCTTACTCAACTGGCAGTGGACGCCACCCATATCACCCAATTGCGGGTGAGTGCAGAGGGGCACACCCGACGCCGGATCAGCCCGGTCTACACCGACTCGGTGGCGGCTTTGGGCGCAGAGCAACCCGCCGCACAACTGCACCTGACGCGCCGCAAGGACGATGTGCGCTACGTGCTGTCGGTGTATCGCTCGCATCAGTCCGAGAGCTTTTCGGCGCAGGAACGCAACATGCTGCAGGACTTCTCCACGCTGTTGCTGCCCATGGTCGAGAAGCACATCACCGCCATTCAGCCCGGCCGCCAGAGCAACGACGCAGCGGCGCCGGAAAAACAAGGCATCGAAACCCTGCGCCGACGCATCGAAGAACGCCTGGTGCAATCGGGGCTGCGCCTGTCCAACCGTGAACTTGAGGTGTGCGTAGGCCTGCTGGCCGGGCGCACTGCACCGGAGTTGGCCGAGCAATTGACGTTGAAGGTCAACACCATCGAGAGCTACCTCAAGCGCGCGGCGATCAAGCTGGGGATCAGCGGGCGGCACTCGTTGTTGCGGTGGATGTACGCGACTGAGGAAGGGATAGCCACGGGGCTCTAA
- a CDS encoding methionine gamma-lyase — translation MNNKHNTFGFSTRAIHHGYDPKDHHGALVPPIYLSATFAFPTVEYGAACFAGEASGHFYTRISNPTLALLESRMATLENGEAAVAFSSGMGAIAATFWTLLRPGDEVIVSQTLYGCTFALLHHGIGEFGIKVRHVDLTDLAALRAALTPATRMIYCETPANPNLRLVDIAAVADLAHQQPNVTVVVDNTYCTPYLQRPLELGADVVVHSATKYLSGHGDITAGIAVSNQALAQRIRLQGLKDLTGAVMSPQDASLLMRGLKTLALRMDRHCSNAQAVAEALQAHPAVQWVTYPGLRSFPQYELAARQMKLSGGMIAFELKGGIETGRRFMNALGLFTRAVSLGDAESLAQHPASMTHSTYTPEERAQHGISEGLVRLSVGLEDVADLLADIHQALAKCSRTAPRRALIDEHAMK, via the coding sequence ATGAACAATAAACACAACACATTCGGCTTTTCCACCCGCGCTATCCACCACGGTTATGACCCCAAGGACCATCACGGCGCGCTCGTGCCGCCTATCTACCTGTCCGCCACGTTCGCTTTTCCCACGGTTGAATACGGCGCTGCCTGCTTTGCCGGTGAAGCCAGCGGCCATTTTTATACGCGTATTTCCAACCCGACCCTGGCGCTGCTCGAATCGCGCATGGCGACCCTGGAAAACGGTGAGGCGGCCGTGGCCTTCAGTTCTGGCATGGGCGCGATTGCCGCGACGTTCTGGACCCTGCTGCGCCCGGGCGATGAAGTGATCGTCAGCCAGACCCTCTACGGTTGCACCTTCGCCCTGCTGCACCACGGCATCGGTGAATTCGGTATCAAGGTGCGTCATGTCGACCTCACCGACCTGGCCGCCCTGCGCGCTGCACTCACCCCCGCCACCCGCATGATCTACTGTGAGACCCCGGCCAACCCCAACCTTCGATTGGTGGATATTGCCGCCGTGGCCGACCTCGCACATCAGCAGCCCAACGTCACCGTGGTGGTCGACAACACTTACTGCACGCCTTATCTGCAACGCCCCCTGGAGCTGGGGGCCGACGTGGTGGTGCACTCGGCCACTAAATACCTCAGCGGCCATGGTGACATCACTGCCGGTATCGCCGTGAGCAATCAGGCCCTGGCGCAACGCATCCGCCTGCAAGGGCTCAAAGACTTGACCGGCGCGGTGATGTCGCCCCAGGACGCCTCACTGTTGATGCGCGGCCTCAAGACGCTGGCCCTGCGCATGGACCGCCATTGCAGCAACGCCCAGGCGGTGGCCGAAGCCTTGCAGGCGCACCCGGCCGTGCAGTGGGTGACCTACCCCGGGCTGCGCTCTTTCCCACAATACGAATTGGCGGCACGCCAGATGAAACTGTCCGGCGGCATGATTGCGTTTGAACTCAAGGGCGGCATCGAGACCGGTCGGCGCTTCATGAATGCCCTCGGGTTATTCACCCGCGCAGTCAGCCTGGGCGATGCCGAGTCGCTGGCCCAGCACCCGGCCAGCATGACCCATTCCACCTACACCCCCGAAGAACGTGCGCAACACGGTATCAGCGAGGGCCTGGTGCGGTTGTCGGTCGGGCTTGAGGATGTCGCCGACCTGCTGGCAGACATCCATCAGGCGCTGGCCAAATGCAGCCGCACTGCGCCGCGTCGGGCCTTGATCGACGAGCACGCCATGAAGTAA